Proteins from a genomic interval of Syngnathoides biaculeatus isolate LvHL_M chromosome 23, ASM1980259v1, whole genome shotgun sequence:
- the mrpl19 gene encoding 39S ribosomal protein L19, mitochondrial, producing the protein MVQRGFRTRLATTKRSKMAASVKAFHKYLFSFKSLRSTQLRNERFLSTSECCPAAEKDDGRPPTFTPPPKPVIVDKTQSVAALRKFLSPEFVPPRQRTNPVKFYMERKDMIRRRTVINLPEFYVGSILAVTMADPNASGKSNRFVGICIQRGGKGLGATFVLRNIINNQGVEICYELYNPRIQEIQILKLEKRLDDNLMYLRDALPEYSTVDPEMKPVPISPTGEVPVNMLKVKMRPKPWSKRWERPKFNIQGIRFDLSVSPAGMEYVQRWAMPWLEYDMLREYDTSKIEEQISSEIQRETSKLKIT; encoded by the exons ATGGTCCAACGAGGCTTCCGTACAAGGCTTGCGACAACAAAAAGGTCAAAGATGGCAGCCTCCGTAAAGGCCTTCCATAAATATCTATTTTCCTTCAAATCGTTAAGAAGTACACAACTCCGAAATGAAC GGTTCTTGTCCACGTCCGAGTGTTGTCCGGCTGCGGAAAAGGACGACGGGCGGCCGCCTACATTCACCCCTCCACCCAAGCCCGTCATCGTCGATAAGACGCAGAGTGTGGCAGCTTTGCGCAA GTTCCTGAGCCCGGAGTTCGTCCCACCCCGTCAGAGGACAAACCCGGTGAAGTTTTACATGGAGAGGAAAGACATGATCCGCAGGAGGACTGTGATCAACCTTCCGGAATTCTACGTGG GCAGCATACTTGCCGTGACCATGGCTGACCCGAATGCCAGTGGCAAATCAAACCGCTTTGTTGGCATATGCATCCAGAGGGGTGGGAAGGGTCTCGGAGCAACTTTTGTCCTGAGGAACATCATCAATAATCAAG GCGTGGAGATCTGCTACGAGCTGTACAACCCGCGCATCCAGGAGATCCAGATCCTGAAGCTGGAGAAGCGGCTGGATGACAACCTGATGTACCTGAGGGACGCCCTGCCGGAGTACAGCACCGTGGATCCCGAAATGAAGCCCGTGCCCATCTCCCCCACCGGAGAGGTGCCAGTCAATatg CTCAAAGTGAAGATGCGCCCGAAGCCGTGGTCCAAACGCTGGGAGCGGCCCAAGTTCAACATCCAGGGCATCCGCTTTGACCTGTCCGTGTCGCCGGCCGGGATGGAGTACGTTCAGAGGTGGGCGATGCCTTGGCTGGAGTACGACATGCTGCGCGAGTACGACACCTCCAAGATCGAGGAGCAGATCTCCAGCGAGATCCAGCGGGAGACGAGCAAGTTGAAAATTACCTGA